Part of the Bacteroidota bacterium genome, GGGCATATATCATCGCGTTTGATATATATCTGCATTTTGCCAGTGGAGTCTTGTATTACGCCAAAAGCTGCTGAGCCCATAATGCGACGGGTCATAATACGACCAGCCATGCTCACGTTCTTATATTCTATCTTATTGTTCTCGTAGTTCTCATTAATCTCTGCGGCTGAGGCGTTGATATCCCAAAGTTCGGCAGGGAAAGGGTCAATGCCCAATGCCATAATTTCGCTCAAACTTTGTCGTCTGATAATTTCTTGTTCGTTAAGTTCCATTGGGCAAAGATAAGCCAAGAAATTGTTTAAAAAAGACTTGCTATTTGCTACGAAAATAAAAACCCATATTTGCAGAAAAGCAATTTACTGCGAATATGGATTTTTATAATTGCAGATGAAAGTTACCTGAACAAACTCAAATATTGCTCAAAAACAAAAACTTTATTGCGTTTAAATCCCGTTTGTTCTTTTAAGATTTTGAGCTTTTCAAAATCTTGAACCAGCCTATGGGCAGTAGAAATATTTATCTCTAACACCCCAGCAATTTCGGGAATGTCAACAATAGGTTTACTATACAAATAGCTAATCAGTTTTTTGGCCATTGGAACCTTTTTGCCCAATTGTATAATTTGCTTTTCTTCTATTTTTTGCCTCAATTTCATGATGGCATAAAAAGTTGCAATTCCACTTTCAGCCGTTTCATTAATCCCCACCAAAAAAAACAAGAGCCATTGTTTCAAATTATTGTTGGTGCGAACCTGTGTTAAATTATCATAATAATGTATGCGGTTACGCTCAAAAAAATCAGACAAGTACAAGGTAGGTTTGGCGAGTATATTATTACTTACCAAATATAGTGTGATGAGCAACCTGCCCAGCCTGCCATTCCCATCCAAAAAAGGATGTATCGTTTCAAACTGATAGTGTGCAATAGCAATGCGTATCAAGTGTGGAACATGCAAATCTTCATTGTTCAATAACAATTCAAGGTCGGCCATTAGGTCGGGCAAATCAGTATGATGTGGCGGAATAAAAGTCGCATCTTTGATGGATGAGCCTCCAATCCAGTTTTGGCTACTGCGAAACTCACCTGGTAATTTGTGTTTGCCTCTCACCCCTTGTAATAATTTTTTTTGTGTG contains:
- a CDS encoding Fic/DOC family N-terminal domain-containing protein gives rise to the protein MDINKFKSGTQKKQYGYKSFTPEPVNHDWLLADGRLSGLLSSADRKLGELNALSMMIPDVNFFIKMHITKEATQSSRIEGTQTSIDEALQSEAYISPDKKDDWQEVHNYIEAMNYAIKQMDRLPLSNRLLKLTQKKLLQGVRGKHKLPGEFRSSQNWIGGSSIKDATFIPPHHTDLPDLMADLELLLNNEDLHVPHLIRIAIAHYQFETIHPFLDGNGRLGRLLITLYLVSNNILAKPTLYLSDFFERNRIHYYDNLTQVRTNNNLKQWLLFFLVGINETAESGIATFYAIMKLRQKIEEKQIIQLGKKVPMAKKLISYLYSKPIVDIPEIAGVLEINISTAHRLVQDFEKLKILKEQTGFKRNKVFVFEQYLSLFR